The proteins below come from a single Caulobacter segnis ATCC 21756 genomic window:
- a CDS encoding alpha/beta hydrolase, which yields MRNALPRMAGFVAGVSACLAALGAQAAPGDWVNGVLAIPAPKEPPAFALPVATPLANPAREAWAQQDPKQRLVYNVSKPTLTLMPGGPAADQDAPAVILVPGGGFQFLAMDNEGYDVAKRLAPLGVRVFILKYRTIPLPDSFDGFKGALAGTFQRGEGAADRDRQAPYAVADAQAAVRAVRDHAREWHVDAKRVGVLGFSAGAMTVLGVLQANASDARPDFAGMIYGPTQSSVVPPNAPPLFAALAADDRFFRSQDFSLIQNWRASGASVELHLYSAGGHGFASQPHGTTSDAWFDQYALWLKAMKLTP from the coding sequence ATGCGAAACGCGCTTCCCCGTATGGCCGGCTTCGTGGCCGGCGTTTCAGCCTGCCTGGCCGCGCTGGGCGCTCAGGCCGCGCCCGGCGACTGGGTCAATGGCGTGCTGGCGATTCCCGCGCCGAAGGAGCCGCCCGCCTTCGCCCTGCCGGTGGCGACGCCGCTGGCCAACCCGGCCCGCGAGGCCTGGGCCCAGCAGGATCCCAAGCAGCGGCTCGTCTACAACGTCTCGAAGCCGACCCTGACGCTGATGCCGGGCGGCCCGGCGGCCGACCAGGACGCTCCAGCGGTGATCCTGGTCCCCGGCGGCGGCTTCCAGTTCCTGGCGATGGACAACGAGGGCTACGACGTCGCCAAACGGCTGGCGCCGCTGGGCGTGCGGGTCTTCATCCTGAAGTACCGGACGATCCCCCTCCCCGACAGCTTCGACGGCTTCAAGGGCGCGCTGGCCGGAACGTTCCAGCGCGGCGAAGGCGCCGCAGATCGCGACCGCCAGGCGCCCTACGCCGTCGCCGACGCCCAGGCCGCCGTCCGCGCGGTCCGCGACCACGCGCGCGAATGGCATGTCGACGCCAAGCGCGTGGGTGTCCTCGGCTTCTCGGCCGGCGCCATGACGGTGCTGGGCGTGCTGCAGGCCAACGCCTCCGACGCGCGACCAGATTTCGCGGGGATGATCTACGGCCCCACCCAGTCGAGCGTGGTCCCGCCCAACGCGCCGCCGCTGTTCGCGGCCCTGGCGGCCGACGACCGGTTCTTCCGATCGCAGGACTTCAGCCTGATCCAGAACTGGCGCGCCTCGGGCGCCTCGGTCGAACTGCACCTCTACAGCGCCGGCGGCCATGGCTTCGCCTCGCAGCCCCACGGCACGACCAGCGACGCCTGGTTCGACCAGTACGCCCTGTGGCTGAAGGCGATGAAGCTAACGCCGTAG
- a CDS encoding glycoside hydrolase family 31 protein gives MRKASLAQPPLFALAERDGPRVTLRADTGAVAHLFVLEEDVVRVLLLADGALTSPPSWAVAPGQTDIAEPGRDRLDVSGFAAPAFTLEAGGEVLVLATARLRLEITLAGFLCRWSQATPEGWRLIAEDRPTQAYNFGWWDEGVYHYVKRRPGERYYGLGERAGAMDRAGRRFRLTNLDPMGYDASADDPLYKSIPYVLVVDAEGAAHGVFYDTTADPVFDFGHEHDNYHPHYRYMRAASGDLDYYMIAGPDAREVTRRYTWLTGRPALMPRWAVGYSGSTMTYTDAPNAQARMGEFIAGVSRHDIPCESFHLSSGYTSIGDRRYVFHWNREKFPDVAGFVRGYAEAGVELVPNIKPALLVTHPRYAELADKGWFVSDADGDPIVCQFWDEVGSYVDFTNPDAAAWWRGQVTEQLLAYGIRSTWNDNNEYEIWDSRARIAGFGTPRAAAAERPVQTLLMMRASRAAQIAHRPDERPYVVTRSGMAGMQRYAQTWSGDNYTAWKTLRFNQKMGLGMALSGVSNTGHDIGGFAGPAPEPELLLRWVQAGIVMPRFSIHSWNTDGTVNEPWMYPEVTPAIVGMMKLRRALRPLLHDLLWRHHADYEPVTRPLWLDFPEDPRAWQDGDAYLLGPDLLVAPALDQGVETVRAYLPAGATWRDLRDDKVYAGGAEHDLAAPLDGLPPMLAKEGSGVFVDLAPAGFAAAPPEPAVLLYPPVAGAMAWSGFDEADAAPGDPAALQGWRVTVEASEKSLAITAAWRGNAPAPAEALKLVLPAAETRAVTLNGEAVAMRVETVLGVSRRLATWRV, from the coding sequence ATGCGCAAGGCAAGCCTGGCCCAACCGCCGCTTTTCGCCCTGGCCGAGCGCGACGGTCCGCGTGTCACCCTGCGCGCTGACACCGGCGCCGTGGCGCACCTCTTCGTGCTGGAAGAGGACGTCGTCCGGGTCCTGCTGCTGGCCGACGGCGCGCTGACCTCGCCGCCCAGCTGGGCCGTGGCGCCCGGCCAGACCGATATCGCCGAGCCCGGCCGCGACCGCCTGGACGTCTCGGGCTTCGCCGCGCCGGCGTTCACGCTGGAGGCGGGCGGCGAGGTGCTGGTGCTCGCTACCGCGCGCCTGCGGCTGGAGATCACGCTGGCGGGCTTCTTGTGCCGCTGGTCGCAAGCGACGCCGGAGGGTTGGCGCCTCATCGCCGAGGATCGTCCGACCCAGGCCTATAATTTCGGCTGGTGGGACGAGGGCGTCTATCACTACGTCAAGCGGCGGCCGGGCGAGCGCTACTACGGCCTGGGCGAGCGGGCGGGGGCGATGGACCGGGCGGGCCGCCGGTTCCGCCTGACCAACCTGGATCCGATGGGCTACGACGCCTCGGCCGACGATCCGCTGTACAAGTCGATCCCGTACGTCTTGGTCGTCGACGCCGAGGGCGCGGCGCATGGGGTCTTCTACGACACCACGGCCGATCCGGTGTTCGACTTCGGCCACGAGCACGACAACTACCACCCGCACTACCGCTACATGCGGGCGGCGAGCGGCGACCTCGACTACTACATGATCGCTGGTCCGGACGCCCGCGAGGTCACCCGCCGCTACACCTGGCTGACGGGGCGGCCCGCTCTGATGCCGCGCTGGGCCGTGGGCTATTCCGGCTCGACCATGACCTATACCGACGCCCCGAACGCCCAGGCGCGCATGGGCGAGTTCATCGCCGGCGTCAGCCGTCACGACATCCCGTGCGAGTCCTTCCACCTGTCCTCGGGCTACACCTCGATCGGGGACCGCCGCTACGTGTTCCACTGGAACCGGGAGAAGTTCCCCGACGTGGCGGGCTTCGTGCGCGGCTACGCCGAGGCCGGGGTCGAGCTGGTTCCGAACATCAAGCCGGCCCTGCTGGTCACCCATCCACGCTACGCCGAACTGGCCGACAAGGGCTGGTTCGTCAGCGACGCCGACGGCGATCCGATCGTCTGCCAGTTCTGGGACGAGGTCGGCAGCTATGTCGATTTCACCAACCCCGACGCTGCCGCCTGGTGGCGCGGGCAGGTGACCGAGCAGCTGCTGGCCTACGGCATCCGCTCCACCTGGAACGACAACAACGAGTACGAGATCTGGGACAGCCGCGCTCGCATCGCCGGCTTCGGAACGCCGCGCGCCGCGGCCGCCGAACGTCCCGTGCAGACCCTCTTGATGATGCGCGCCAGCCGCGCGGCCCAGATCGCCCATCGCCCGGACGAGCGGCCCTATGTGGTGACGCGGAGCGGGATGGCCGGCATGCAGCGCTACGCCCAGACCTGGTCGGGCGACAACTACACCGCCTGGAAGACCCTGCGCTTCAATCAGAAGATGGGGCTGGGCATGGCGCTGTCGGGCGTCTCCAACACCGGCCACGACATCGGCGGCTTCGCGGGTCCGGCGCCCGAGCCCGAGCTGCTGCTGCGTTGGGTGCAGGCGGGCATCGTGATGCCGCGCTTCTCGATCCACAGCTGGAACACCGACGGCACGGTCAACGAGCCCTGGATGTATCCGGAGGTCACGCCGGCGATCGTCGGCATGATGAAGCTGCGCCGCGCTCTGCGGCCGCTGCTGCACGATCTTCTGTGGCGCCATCACGCCGACTATGAGCCGGTGACCCGGCCGTTGTGGCTCGACTTCCCCGAAGACCCTCGGGCTTGGCAGGATGGTGACGCCTATCTGCTGGGACCGGACCTGCTGGTCGCGCCGGCGCTGGACCAGGGCGTCGAGACCGTGCGCGCCTACCTGCCCGCCGGAGCGACCTGGCGCGACCTGCGCGACGACAAGGTCTATGCGGGCGGCGCGGAGCACGACCTGGCCGCGCCGCTGGACGGCTTGCCGCCAATGCTGGCGAAGGAAGGTTCGGGCGTGTTCGTCGACCTCGCCCCCGCCGGCTTCGCCGCCGCCCCGCCGGAGCCGGCGGTGCTGCTGTACCCGCCCGTCGCGGGCGCCATGGCCTGGAGCGGCTTCGACGAGGCGGACGCCGCGCCGGGTGATCCGGCCGCGCTGCAGGGCTGGCGCGTGACTGTTGAGGCGAGCGAAAAATCCTTGGCGATCACCGCCGCCTGGCGGGGGAACGCCCCGGCTCCGGCCGAGGCCCTCAAGCTCGTCCTGCCGGCCGCCGAGACGCGCGCGGTGACCCTGAACGGCGAGGCCGTCGCGATGCGCGTGGAGACCGTGCTCGGCGTCTCGCGGCGTCTCGCGACCTGGAGAGTCTAA
- a CDS encoding Crp/Fnr family transcriptional regulator, whose protein sequence is MSGLTAFVRETFQCQEDVARCIANAATERGYPSGATIVRQGDECDETFLLTLGRARASAVSRDGASVLLHDFAPGDLFGATVRPAAPSDVEVTALGLARAAVFVAMDFLRLMERHNCIGIVLSRLLLARLKNANKRLIDRNTLSAVGRIHAELLRRAEPNGWAISPPPVLAALALDLQTTRETVSRTVSALERRGLVRRTAEALIIVAPRRLESLID, encoded by the coding sequence ATGTCGGGATTAACCGCCTTCGTGCGCGAGACCTTCCAGTGTCAGGAGGATGTCGCCCGGTGCATCGCCAACGCAGCGACCGAGCGCGGCTATCCGTCCGGGGCGACGATCGTCCGGCAGGGCGACGAGTGCGACGAGACCTTCCTGTTGACCCTGGGACGAGCCAGGGCGTCCGCCGTTAGTCGCGACGGGGCGTCGGTCCTGCTGCATGACTTCGCGCCCGGCGATCTGTTCGGCGCCACCGTCCGCCCCGCTGCGCCGAGCGACGTCGAGGTGACCGCGCTGGGCCTGGCGCGCGCAGCGGTGTTCGTCGCCATGGATTTCCTACGCCTGATGGAGCGTCACAACTGCATCGGCATTGTCCTTTCGCGACTGCTGCTGGCTCGCCTGAAGAACGCCAACAAACGACTGATCGACCGCAACACCCTGAGCGCCGTCGGCCGAATACACGCCGAGCTTCTGCGGCGGGCAGAGCCCAACGGCTGGGCGATCAGCCCCCCGCCAGTCCTCGCGGCCCTCGCGCTCGACCTGCAGACCACGCGGGAAACGGTGTCGCGCACGGTCAGCGCGCTGGAGCGACGGGGCTTGGTGCGCAGGACGGCGGAGGCGCTGATCATCGTCGCGCCCCGACGCCTCGAGAGCCTGATCGACTAG
- a CDS encoding MFS transporter yields the protein MTWRSVRLRILLLVIVGTIINYIARNSLGVLAPQLKQDLAITTEQYSYIVGAFQLAYTVMQPIAGLLIDKIGLTAGFALFALAWSLANMLHGAAKGWLSLAAFRGLLGMAEAAAIPAGMKSIGEWFPDRERSVAVGWFNAGTSLGAVIAPVLVALVAKTWGWQAAFFVTGLIGVVFAGVWYRYYRSPAQAAYVSPVERAEIEAGQRPVSASATTLKAIAATPRFWAIAVPRFLAEPAWQTFSFWIPLYLAKERGMDLTHIALFAWMPFLAADAGGILGGYLAPFLQKWRGMTLEGSRIAGVALGAVLMIAPGFVGIVGHPVAAIALLAIGGFAHQVISVLINTLSADVFPKGDIAKANGLVGMAGWTGGLLFSLAIGQLADKIGFAPLFACLGVFDLIGAIWLFAMRRHLVVKEA from the coding sequence ATGACCTGGCGCTCAGTGCGACTGCGCATTCTTCTGCTGGTGATCGTCGGGACGATCATCAACTACATCGCGCGCAATTCGCTGGGCGTGCTGGCGCCGCAGCTCAAGCAAGACCTGGCGATCACGACGGAGCAGTACAGCTACATCGTCGGCGCCTTCCAGCTGGCCTACACCGTCATGCAGCCGATCGCGGGCCTCTTGATCGACAAGATCGGCCTGACCGCGGGCTTCGCGCTGTTCGCCCTGGCCTGGAGCCTGGCCAATATGCTGCACGGCGCGGCCAAGGGCTGGCTCTCCCTGGCGGCGTTCCGGGGGCTGCTGGGCATGGCCGAGGCCGCCGCGATCCCGGCCGGCATGAAATCGATCGGCGAGTGGTTTCCCGATCGCGAGCGCTCGGTCGCCGTCGGCTGGTTCAACGCCGGCACCTCGCTGGGCGCGGTGATCGCGCCGGTCCTGGTCGCCCTGGTCGCCAAGACCTGGGGCTGGCAGGCGGCGTTCTTCGTCACGGGTCTGATCGGCGTGGTCTTCGCCGGCGTCTGGTACCGCTATTACCGCTCACCGGCTCAGGCGGCCTACGTCTCACCCGTTGAGCGCGCCGAGATCGAGGCGGGCCAGCGTCCGGTTTCGGCCAGCGCCACCACCCTGAAGGCCATCGCCGCCACGCCCAGGTTCTGGGCCATCGCCGTGCCGCGCTTCCTGGCCGAGCCGGCCTGGCAGACCTTTTCGTTCTGGATCCCGCTGTACCTCGCCAAGGAGCGGGGCATGGACCTGACCCACATCGCCCTGTTCGCCTGGATGCCCTTCCTGGCCGCCGACGCGGGCGGGATCCTGGGCGGCTACCTCGCGCCGTTCCTGCAGAAGTGGCGGGGCATGACCCTGGAAGGCTCGCGCATCGCCGGCGTGGCGCTGGGCGCGGTGCTGATGATCGCGCCGGGCTTCGTTGGGATCGTCGGCCACCCGGTGGCGGCGATCGCCCTGCTGGCCATCGGCGGCTTCGCTCACCAGGTGATCTCGGTGCTGATCAACACCCTGTCGGCGGACGTCTTTCCCAAGGGCGACATCGCCAAGGCCAATGGCCTCGTGGGCATGGCCGGCTGGACCGGCGGCCTGCTGTTCTCGCTGGCGATCGGCCAGCTGGCCGACAAGATCGGCTTCGCCCCGTTGTTCGCCTGCCTGGGCGTCTTTGACCTCATCGGCGCCATCTGGCTGTTCGCCATGCGCCGCCATCTCGTCGTGAAGGAGGCGTGA
- a CDS encoding putative 2OG-Fe(II) oxygenase: MIDSLTNQAWTLIDNGRAAEALRMTAAPALSPQATSGLLMAHAAALKAVGRHDEALTFNRRAVTRAPADRFAWYNLAATLGDLSLHAEAEEAARKTIALGLDVPEVRLVLGKALQGLRRYDEAEGAFETALAARPTDATVHLELAQLRWMRTGRTDAALALLDAAIARHPTVSNLRLIRSTVLTFAGDHAGADATLEDALARAPDDLLVRIAAARSAGAQGDRERMLGHAREAQRRAHGAGETRAVLCEALLANGEADAAARVAEDMVAAAPDDQYALVLRNTAWRIMDDPRGALFRDYAALVRTDRLETPEGWPNLDAFLDALRERLMEMHDLTTHPLHQSLRGGTQVPSLDRSQDPLVRAFFESARKSVARYVEALGPGDDPIRRRRSQDFAVAGGWSVRLKSEGFHADHVHPRGWISSAFYLDLPGRFDDEATRAGWLQFGHPGCLTEPVLEAEHFIKPERGTLALFPSCLWHGTRPFSDTGHRLTVAFDVIPR; encoded by the coding sequence ATGATCGATTCGTTGACCAACCAGGCCTGGACGCTCATCGACAACGGACGAGCCGCCGAAGCGCTTCGCATGACCGCCGCCCCCGCGCTTTCGCCCCAGGCGACGTCGGGCCTGCTGATGGCCCACGCCGCCGCGCTGAAGGCCGTCGGCCGGCACGACGAGGCCCTGACCTTCAACCGCCGCGCCGTCACGCGCGCGCCCGCAGACCGCTTCGCCTGGTACAATCTGGCGGCCACCCTGGGCGATCTCAGCCTTCACGCCGAAGCCGAGGAGGCTGCGCGCAAGACCATCGCCTTGGGATTGGACGTCCCCGAGGTGCGGCTGGTGCTGGGCAAGGCGCTTCAAGGCCTGCGCCGCTACGACGAGGCCGAGGGGGCCTTCGAGACCGCGCTGGCCGCGCGCCCAACCGACGCCACCGTCCATCTGGAGCTGGCTCAACTGCGCTGGATGCGCACCGGCCGCACGGACGCCGCCCTCGCGCTTCTGGACGCCGCCATCGCCCGACATCCGACCGTTTCGAACCTGCGCCTGATCCGCAGCACGGTGTTGACCTTCGCGGGGGACCACGCCGGAGCCGACGCCACGCTGGAAGACGCTCTGGCCCGCGCGCCCGACGACCTGCTGGTCCGGATCGCGGCGGCGCGCTCGGCCGGCGCCCAGGGGGACCGCGAACGCATGCTGGGCCACGCCAGAGAGGCCCAACGCCGAGCTCATGGCGCCGGCGAAACGCGCGCCGTCCTCTGCGAAGCGCTACTGGCCAATGGCGAGGCCGACGCCGCCGCGCGGGTGGCCGAGGACATGGTCGCGGCCGCGCCGGACGATCAATACGCGCTGGTGCTGCGCAACACGGCCTGGCGGATCATGGACGACCCGCGCGGCGCGCTCTTTCGCGACTACGCGGCCCTGGTTCGAACGGATCGGCTGGAGACGCCCGAGGGCTGGCCGAACCTGGACGCCTTCCTCGACGCCTTGCGCGAGCGGCTCATGGAAATGCACGACCTGACGACCCATCCCCTGCACCAGTCGCTGCGGGGCGGCACCCAGGTCCCGTCGCTGGACCGCTCGCAAGATCCGCTGGTGCGGGCGTTCTTCGAGTCGGCGCGCAAGTCGGTGGCGCGCTATGTCGAGGCGCTGGGCCCGGGCGATGATCCCATCCGCCGCCGCCGAAGCCAGGACTTCGCCGTCGCCGGCGGCTGGTCGGTTCGCTTGAAGTCGGAAGGCTTCCACGCCGACCACGTCCATCCGCGCGGATGGATCTCCTCGGCCTTCTATCTCGACCTGCCGGGCCGGTTCGACGACGAGGCCACCCGCGCCGGATGGCTGCAGTTCGGACATCCCGGCTGTCTCACGGAGCCCGTCCTCGAGGCCGAGCATTTCATCAAGCCCGAGCGCGGAACCCTGGCCTTGTTTCCATCGTGCCTGTGGCACGGAACGCGGCCGTTCTCCGACACCGGCCACCGACTGACGGTCGCGTTCGACGTGATCCCGCGCTGA
- a CDS encoding TonB-dependent receptor domain-containing protein translates to MLGIVSRRKRLLASSILCGVMLPAVSAWAQQAPSEEPAQVEEIVVTGSRIARPDLTSSSPIAQVGAAELKQSGVVNTENLLNTLPQAVPGITSTVNNGSNGTATVNLRGLGSNRTLVLVDGKRQTPTTQSGTVDLNLIPPALIKRIDVVSGGGSAVYGSDAISGVVNFTLKNDFEGLEFSTGYSKTDNGEAPIYSADLTMGANFADRRGNVVLSLGYNKREALTQGERGGMLSTAWGDNAAKTGFVPSGSGSNEPGRVDPFVSGKFVTLPGVTNSAANSALFLTDGNVRLYSSATDTYNFAPVNYVQTPQERFSVTSLANYEIKPGLRAYAKGNFVNSQVVTQLAPTPVGSRTFRFTLDNNPFLTAAAKTSLNSLGSSTAYTIPASSSWTAGTFTDVDSDGDGLYDTVTGVFNRRLTEVGPRISKFNFYGYQMQLGLKGDIDAINGGFDVYYQYGNTHGTNTLLGDTSLARIQQALLLNATGTGCADPSNGCVPINMFGTGNISKAAAEFIKTRITAAQDYEQQYGGFNINGDSQNWFSLPAGPIGFAFGGEYRAEEFDYSPSQDLAAGNVTGFNASPPVKGRFDVYEGYAELLVPILKDLPLVKSLDLELAGRTSDYTGQPHPVKTYKVAGSWKVYDDLMLRASYNKAIRAPAIGDLYAPQSNGFPSATDPCSARGAPNAAVRQACINSGVSSSVVGLINANQQTQTLSGGNPNLRPEEAKTFTVGFTYQPSWLSGFSMTADYFDIKITDAIASFGGSASNVMNVCYGSLVNGNPNSPYCQAIRRLANGSIDYISLTAQNVASIKTSGLDVSVTYRTTLEKLGLPDWGSLAFRSLYTNTWEWTNTPDEISTPIKCADKFGTRCGNPTPRHKLRTTLNWTMNQFGVNMVWNHLDDVLDDNPASVYTVERIGAKNYIDLSGDWNVTDSLAFTAGVRNLTQEAYPILGGNASPSNSGYPATYDVLGRTFFLNARLRY, encoded by the coding sequence ATTTTGGGTATTGTTAGCCGTCGAAAGCGCCTGTTGGCGTCTTCCATCCTTTGCGGCGTCATGCTGCCTGCCGTCAGCGCTTGGGCTCAGCAAGCGCCGTCGGAGGAACCCGCGCAGGTCGAAGAGATCGTCGTCACCGGTTCGCGTATCGCGCGTCCTGACCTGACCTCGTCGAGCCCGATCGCCCAGGTCGGCGCGGCTGAACTGAAGCAGTCGGGGGTGGTGAACACCGAAAACCTGCTGAACACCCTGCCGCAGGCCGTTCCGGGCATCACCTCGACCGTCAACAACGGCAGCAACGGTACGGCCACGGTCAACCTGCGCGGCCTGGGTTCGAACCGCACCCTCGTGCTGGTCGATGGCAAGCGCCAGACGCCGACCACGCAGAGCGGCACCGTCGACCTGAACCTGATCCCGCCGGCGCTGATCAAGCGCATCGACGTCGTGTCGGGCGGCGGCTCGGCCGTTTACGGTTCGGACGCGATCTCGGGCGTCGTCAACTTCACGCTGAAGAACGACTTCGAGGGCCTGGAATTCTCGACCGGCTATTCGAAGACCGACAATGGCGAAGCGCCGATCTATTCGGCCGACCTGACGATGGGCGCCAACTTCGCCGATCGTAGGGGCAACGTCGTCCTGAGCCTGGGTTACAACAAGCGCGAAGCGCTGACCCAAGGCGAGCGTGGCGGCATGCTGAGCACGGCCTGGGGCGACAACGCCGCCAAGACCGGTTTCGTCCCCTCGGGTTCGGGCTCCAACGAGCCGGGCCGCGTCGATCCCTTCGTTTCGGGCAAGTTCGTCACCCTGCCGGGCGTCACCAACAGCGCCGCCAACTCGGCCCTGTTCCTGACCGACGGCAACGTGCGCCTCTACAGCAGCGCCACCGACACCTACAACTTCGCCCCGGTCAACTACGTCCAGACGCCGCAAGAGCGCTTCTCGGTCACGTCGCTGGCCAACTACGAAATCAAGCCGGGCCTGCGCGCTTACGCCAAGGGCAACTTCGTCAACAGCCAGGTGGTGACCCAGCTGGCCCCGACGCCCGTCGGCAGCCGCACCTTCCGGTTCACGCTGGACAACAACCCGTTCCTGACGGCCGCCGCCAAGACCTCGCTCAACAGCCTGGGTTCGTCGACGGCCTACACCATCCCGGCTTCGAGCTCGTGGACGGCCGGTACGTTCACCGACGTCGATAGCGACGGCGATGGCCTGTACGACACCGTCACCGGCGTCTTCAACCGCCGCCTGACGGAAGTCGGCCCGCGCATCTCGAAGTTCAACTTCTACGGCTACCAGATGCAGCTGGGCCTGAAGGGTGACATCGACGCCATCAACGGCGGCTTCGACGTGTACTACCAGTACGGCAACACCCACGGCACCAACACGCTGCTGGGCGACACCAGCCTGGCCCGCATCCAGCAGGCCCTGCTGCTGAACGCCACCGGCACCGGCTGCGCCGACCCCTCGAACGGCTGCGTTCCGATCAACATGTTCGGCACCGGCAACATCTCGAAGGCCGCCGCCGAGTTCATCAAGACCCGCATCACCGCCGCTCAGGACTACGAGCAGCAGTACGGCGGCTTCAACATCAACGGTGACAGCCAGAACTGGTTCTCGCTGCCCGCGGGTCCGATCGGCTTCGCCTTCGGCGGCGAGTACCGCGCCGAAGAGTTCGACTACAGCCCCAGCCAGGATCTGGCGGCCGGCAACGTGACCGGCTTCAACGCCAGCCCGCCGGTCAAGGGCCGCTTCGACGTCTATGAAGGCTACGCCGAACTTCTGGTTCCGATCCTGAAGGACCTGCCGCTGGTCAAGTCGCTGGATCTGGAACTGGCCGGCCGTACCTCGGACTACACGGGTCAGCCCCATCCGGTTAAGACCTACAAGGTCGCCGGCTCGTGGAAAGTCTATGACGACCTGATGCTGCGCGCCTCGTACAACAAGGCGATCCGCGCTCCCGCGATCGGCGACCTGTACGCGCCGCAAAGCAACGGCTTCCCGAGCGCGACCGACCCCTGCTCGGCCCGTGGCGCCCCGAACGCCGCGGTCCGTCAGGCCTGTATCAACTCGGGCGTTTCGTCGAGCGTCGTGGGCCTGATCAACGCCAACCAGCAGACCCAGACCCTGTCGGGCGGCAACCCGAACCTGCGCCCTGAAGAAGCCAAGACCTTCACCGTCGGCTTCACCTATCAGCCGTCGTGGCTGTCGGGCTTCTCGATGACCGCCGACTACTTCGACATCAAGATCACCGACGCGATCGCCAGCTTCGGCGGCAGCGCCTCGAACGTGATGAATGTCTGCTACGGCTCGCTGGTCAACGGTAACCCGAACTCGCCGTACTGCCAGGCGATCCGGCGCCTGGCCAACGGCTCGATCGACTACATCTCGCTGACCGCGCAGAACGTGGCCTCGATCAAGACCTCGGGCCTCGACGTGAGCGTCACCTACCGCACGACCCTGGAAAAGCTGGGTCTGCCGGATTGGGGTTCGCTGGCGTTCCGTTCGCTCTACACCAACACGTGGGAGTGGACGAACACGCCGGACGAGATCTCGACGCCGATCAAGTGCGCCGACAAGTTCGGTACGCGCTGCGGCAACCCGACTCCGCGTCACAAGCTGCGCACCACGTTGAACTGGACCATGAACCAGTTCGGCGTGAACATGGTCTGGAACCACCTGGACGACGTGCTGGATGACAACCCCGCCAGCGTCTACACGGTCGAGCGTATCGGCGCGAAGAACTACATCGACCTGTCGGGCGACTGGAACGTCACCGACAGCCTGGCCTTCACGGCCGGTGTCCGCAACCTGACCCAGGAAGCCTATCCGATCCTGGGCGGCAACGCCTCGCCGTCGAACAGCGGTTATCCCGCGACGTACGACGTGCTGGGCCGGACGTTCTTCCTGAACGCCCGCCTGCGCTACTAA
- a CDS encoding 2OG-Fe(II) oxygenase family protein, producing MALHPPLRINSDLPADAFAARFAQDGYVQIPVFLAPEDAESVAGLLEPLTWNIVAPDETAETLVISPDVIKKFGEAQVRQFLQSAIRRAARTFSFVHMSYALQDEYPRAPQAAIHRATEFLESRAFLDFGGRVIGAPEVAGVRVQASYYRPGDFLTVHDDSHRKDHRLAAFTLGFTRRWRPDWGGQLLFHDAEGNVTRGLAPGFNVLTLFKVPTPHSVAQVASYAEAKRLSLTGWLLGGQDAA from the coding sequence ATGGCCCTGCACCCGCCCCTCAGAATCAATTCCGACCTTCCCGCCGACGCTTTCGCGGCGCGGTTCGCACAGGATGGCTATGTGCAGATTCCGGTGTTCCTGGCCCCGGAGGACGCCGAGAGCGTGGCGGGGCTTCTGGAGCCGCTGACCTGGAACATCGTGGCGCCGGACGAGACGGCCGAGACCCTGGTGATCAGCCCCGACGTCATCAAGAAGTTCGGCGAAGCCCAGGTCCGGCAGTTCCTGCAAAGCGCCATCCGCCGCGCGGCGCGGACCTTCTCCTTCGTGCACATGTCCTATGCGTTGCAGGATGAGTATCCGCGCGCGCCGCAGGCGGCGATCCACCGCGCCACCGAGTTCCTGGAAAGCCGCGCCTTTCTCGACTTCGGCGGGCGCGTGATCGGAGCCCCCGAGGTGGCGGGCGTTCGGGTCCAGGCGTCCTACTATCGCCCCGGCGACTTCCTGACGGTGCACGACGATAGCCACCGAAAGGACCATCGCCTGGCCGCCTTCACCCTGGGCTTCACGCGCCGGTGGCGGCCCGACTGGGGCGGCCAGCTGCTGTTCCACGACGCCGAGGGGAACGTCACCCGCGGCCTTGCCCCGGGGTTCAATGTGCTGACCTTGTTCAAGGTGCCGACTCCGCACTCGGTGGCTCAGGTCGCCAGCTACGCCGAAGCCAAGCGCCTGTCCTTGACCGGCTGGCTTCTGGGCGGCCAGGACGCCGCCTGA